Proteins from one Flavobacteriales bacterium genomic window:
- a CDS encoding DUF917 family protein — translation MFLKEKELNWIVNGTAFLGSGGGGAKTTGTAFAQLIMQLTDGKRVELATSEHFGAISAIESDQYDAIFKAIDQAAQWLKANEHDPVSLIFPIETCPENTLAPMVAAAKYGIPVFYGDGGGRAVPALQLSAFANSSNPFCPAFVTNDKGDFMHVNTGTPEMLDELLRPVTGTPQFGNSVSL, via the coding sequence ATGTTCCTCAAGGAAAAAGAACTCAATTGGATCGTTAACGGAACGGCCTTTTTGGGCAGTGGCGGTGGTGGTGCTAAGACCACGGGTACTGCATTTGCACAGCTGATCATGCAGCTGACCGATGGAAAAAGAGTAGAGCTCGCCACGAGCGAGCATTTCGGCGCCATCAGCGCCATTGAGAGCGATCAGTACGATGCCATTTTCAAAGCCATTGATCAGGCCGCGCAGTGGCTCAAGGCAAATGAGCACGACCCTGTTTCGCTGATCTTTCCGATCGAGACCTGTCCGGAAAATACCCTGGCCCCGATGGTGGCCGCGGCCAAGTACGGCATTCCGGTATTCTATGGCGACGGGGGCGGACGTGCTGTTCCGGCCTTGCAATTGTCGGCTTTTGCCAACAGCAGCAACCCTTTTTGTCCGGCCTTCGTGACCAACGACAAGGGTGATTTCATGCACGTGAATACGGGCACGCCCGAGATGCTCGATGAGTTGTTGCGCCCGGTAACGGGCACCCCACAGTTTGGGAATTCGGTGAGCTTATAG
- a CDS encoding DUF917 family protein yields the protein MWPAKELADECVRHTVTRSLAMGAFLEGITTKNQTLVDQYKADLNQLSARLVTHGVVTEFVDKETGAFDFDTIGIQDRKTEQQYTVLAQNENLIMYSAEADGTISNAPDSINYITPQGISKTNSALSKGEEILVIEIESDARLRTERIYKGFQTLVNGLGYYGKLHTTHGHEYSGLGDLLSELIQP from the coding sequence TTGTGGCCGGCGAAAGAACTGGCCGACGAATGCGTACGGCATACGGTGACTCGTTCATTGGCCATGGGGGCGTTCTTGGAAGGGATCACGACCAAGAATCAAACTTTGGTCGATCAGTATAAAGCGGATTTAAACCAACTGAGTGCTCGTTTGGTAACTCATGGCGTTGTGACCGAATTCGTCGATAAAGAAACCGGGGCCTTTGACTTTGACACCATCGGCATTCAGGACCGCAAAACGGAGCAGCAATATACTGTACTGGCGCAGAACGAGAACTTGATCATGTACAGTGCGGAGGCGGACGGAACCATTTCGAATGCGCCGGACTCGATCAATTACATAACCCCACAAGGGATTTCCAAGACCAACAGTGCCTTGTCGAAAGGTGAGGAAATACTGGTGATCGAGATCGAATCGGACGCGCGTTTGCGAACCGAGCGAATCTATAAAGGATTCCAAACACTGGTGAACGGATTGGGCTACTACGGTAAGTTGCACACCACCCA